Proteins from a genomic interval of Diospyros lotus cultivar Yz01 chromosome 6, ASM1463336v1, whole genome shotgun sequence:
- the LOC127805042 gene encoding mannan endo-1,4-beta-mannosidase 7 translates to MKQWVLAFFLLNFLTQQEWCHVQAQGGDGFIRTRGVHFLLNGNPYYANGFNAYWLMYQASDPSQRSKVSDVFREASSHGLSIARTWAFSDGGYRPLQYSPGSYNEQMFKGLDFVIAEARRYGIKLVLSLVNNYENFGGKQQYVNWARSRGQYLTSDDDFFRNPLVKGFYKDHVKTVLNRYNAITGVVYKNDPTIMAWELMNEPRCTSDPSGRTIQAWIAEMASFVKSIDRNHLLEAGLEGFYGQATPQKKGLNPSGYNIGTDFIANNRIPGIDFATVHSYPDQWLSNSNDQSQLAFLDNWLNTHIQDARQILQKPLLLTEFGKSRKDPGFSTYQRDLLFSTVYYKIYFSAKHGGAAAGGLFWQLLAGGMDSFRDGYEIVLSQDTSTANVIAKQSHKLYQIRKIFARLRNIQRWKRARASRRAQWRARHKGKRIGN, encoded by the exons atgaagcaGTGGGTCTTggcatttttccttctaaatttCTTGACCCAGCAAGAATGGTGCCATGTTCAAGCTCAGGGAGGAGATGGCTTCATCAGAACCAGAGGGGTGCATTTCCTGTTGAATGGAAATCCCTACTATGCCAATGGCTTCAATGCCTACTGGTTGATGTATCAGGCTTCTGACCCATCTCAGAGAAGCAAAGTCTCAGATGTGTTCAGAGAAGCTTCAAGCCATGGCCTCTCTATTGCAAGAACTTGGGCCTTCAGTGATGGTGGATACAGGCCTCTCCAGTACTCTCCCGGTTCTTACAATGAACAAATGTTCAAG GGGTTGGATTTTGTGATAGCAGAGGCCAGAAGGTATGGGATTAAGCTTGTGTTGAGTTTAGTGAACAACTATGAGAACTTTGGGGGCAAACAACAGTATGTGAATTGGGCTAGAAGCCGAGGGCAGTATCTCACATCTGATGATGATTTCTTCAGAAACCCTCTTGTTAAAGGGTTTTACAAGGATCATGTCAAG ACAGTTCTCAACAGGTACAACGCCATCACTGGAGTTGTCTACAAGAATGACCCCACAATCATGGCCTGGGAGCTTATGAATGAGCCCAGATGCACTTCAGATCCATCAGGACGAACCATTCAG GCCTGGATAGCAGAAATGGCTTCTTTTGTGAAGTCCATAGACAGAAATCACTTGCTGGAAGCTGGTCTGGAAGGATTTTATGGACAAGCCACACCTCAAAAGAAAGGACTAAATCCTTCGGGTTATAATATAGGAACAGATTTCATTGCCAACAATCGCATCCCTGGAATTGATTTTGCTACTGTCCACTCCTACCCTGATCAATG GCTATCCAATTCAAATGATCAATCCCAGCTTGCTTTCCTGGACAATTGGCTCAACACCCACATTCAAGATGCCCGGCAAATTCTTCAGAAGCCATTGCTTCTAACAGAGTTTGGAAAGTCCCGGAAAGATCCGGGCTTTAGTACCTACCAGAGGGACCTTCTGTTCAGCACTGTCTACTACAAAATATACTTCTCGGCCAAGCACGGCGGTGCAGCTGCCGGAGGCCTGTTTTGGCAGCTCCTGGCCGGAGGGATGGACTCCTTCCGGGATGGCTATGAGATAGTCCTCAGCCAAGACACTTCAACTGCAAATGTCATAGCCAAACAGTCCCACAAGCTGTACCAAATCCGGAAAATTTTCGCCCGGCTGAGGAACATACAGAGGTGGAAGAGGGCCAGGGCTAGCAGAAGGGCTCAGTGGCGGGCCAGGCACAAGGGGAAGAGGATTGGGAACTAG
- the LOC127805043 gene encoding lipid phosphate phosphatase epsilon 2, chloroplastic: MSAIFYKPTATFTFTCLPSLKSPKPFSGSRFPSSKLGYRGEFVSQRALRNAMNGLIPTGAFGSSGGDEGGRAFEQEALAQGSSDFRPNFGASGLESTLNRLSKWLVTALFSAIVLWRHDAEALWAAMGSVINVGLSTILKQILNQERPVSTLRSDPGMPSSHAQSIFFTVIFTVMSMFQWLGASVLSVTLSGLAFAFGSYLSWLRVSQQLHTISQVAVGAMLGSVFSFLWLWLWDAVVLKAFISYLWVRIIVVFGAAGFCLGFLIYTIRHWVIDRR; this comes from the exons atgtCAGCCATTTTCTACAAACCCACCGCTACTTTCACTTTCACTTGCCTTCCCAGTCTCAAATCTCCGAAACCCTTTTCCGGTTCCCGGTTTCCCTCCTCAAAGTTGGGTTATCGTGGTGAATTTGTTTCCCAGAGAGCTCTCAGAAATGCCATGAATGGGTTGATTCCAACCGGTGCTTTCGGGAGCAGTGGTGGCGACGAAGGTGGTAGGGCCTTTGAACAGGAAGCTTTGGCTCAAGGGTCTTCCGATTTTCGCCCAAATTTTGGTGCTTCTGGGCTCGAATCCACACTCAATCGTCTG AGCAAGTGGCTTGTGACGGCACTTTTCAGTGCAATTGTACTCTGGAGGCATGATGCTGAAGCTTTATGGGCTGCTATGGGCTCTGTTATAAATGTTGGGCTCTCAACCATACTGAAGCAGATACTAAACCAAGAGCGTCCCGTTTCTACATTGAGATCTGATCCTGGAATGCCATCTTCACATGCACAATCCATATTCTTTACTGTCATATTTACTGTCATGTCAA TGTTTCAATGGCTTGGAGCTAGCGTCCTTTCAGTAACTCTTAGTGGCCTTGCTTTTGCATTCGGCTCATATCTG TCATGGCTGCGAGTTTCACAGCAACTTCATACAATCAGCCAAGTGGCCGTGGGTGCCATGTTAGGATCTGTGTTCTCATTTTTGTGGCTTTGGTTATGGGATGCAGTTGTGCTCAAGGCATTTATCTCCTATTTGTGGGTTCGAATTATCGTGGTATTTGGTGCAGCCGGATTTTGCTTGGGATTTCTTATATACACAATCCGGCACTGGGTTATTGACAGAAGATGA
- the LOC127803741 gene encoding uncharacterized protein LOC127803741, protein MNAFDFDNVTAEKAKAMLRYNRLQTVAKLFRFVEICLGLVLLSWISARLPFAVRISGLFFQQLFAVVVSPLFIFLVGNAIVLTLLFKSGKLSGQTPTDNNADIDLYEELIKNRESEDIYGPLKVPPVPEPEQIVYQEKEVISEVNTVTLDSNHVAVVAAKVSDGKPYRRSQSESLKREIPEKLRAKLRRSETEKCRKVVGCGQLPPETVCLVDQLSSEEFQRAVEEFIAKQVKFHQEEKLAIVTC, encoded by the coding sequence ATGAACGCTTTCGACTTCGATAATGTGACGGCGGAGAAGGCGAAGGCCATGCTAAGGTACAATCGCCTCCAGACTGTCGCCAAACTGTTTCGCTTCGTCGAGATCTGCCTGGGTCTTGTACTTCTCTCATGGATTTCGGCTCGACTGCCTTTCGCCGTCAGAATCTCCGGCCTGTTTTTCCAGCAACTCTTCGCGGTCGTCGTTAGCCCGCTCTTCATCTTCTTAGTCGGAAACGCCATCGTCTTAACTCTCCTCTTCAAGTCCGGTAAGTTATCGGGCCAAACTCCCACTGACAACAATGCCGATATCGATCTCTACGAGGAACTGATCAAGAACAGAGAGAGCGAAGACATCTATGGACCGCTAAAGGTTCCTCCGGTTCCGGAACCGGAGCAGATCGTGTACCAGGAAAAAGAAGTCATTTCTGAAGTAAACACCGTCACTCTTGATAGCAACCACGTCGCGGTTGTCGCTGCAAAGGTTTCGGATGGGAAACCTTATCGGAGGAGCCAGTCGGAGAGCCTGAAGAGAGAGATTCCGGAGAAGCTTAGAGCAAAGCTCCGCCGGTCGGAGACCGAGAAATGCCGGAAAGTTGTAGGTTGCGGCCAGCTTCCACCGGAAACGGTGTGTTTGGTGGACCAATTGAGCAGTGAGGAATTCCAGCGTGCAGTAGAAGAATTCATTGCCAAGCAAGTCAAGTTTCACCAAGAGGAGAAGCTGGCCATTGTTACCTgttaa
- the LOC127804969 gene encoding probable methyltransferase TCM_000336 produces MDVDKVFHMTGGVGDTSYARNSSLQKKGSDMVKNITLQTLQELYLATAPKSLGIADLGCSSGGNSFAILREMVDAIEEASRKVLLSVPEFRVYLNDLPTNDFNSIFKAVPEFYRQLRQGRRDGGPSIYVAGYPGTFYGRLFPSECLHFIYSSYSLHWLSRIPTALYDEQGSSINKGGIYISESSPPAVSKAYFRQFQDDFSLFLGSRSQELVAGGRMVLIFLGRIGASHADKGNSFLWELLSRSFAILVSQGEVEKEKVDSYEVHFYAASKDEIEEQVKREGSFEMERLETFEIGEEVEADGGNKILSYGTVVARTVRAIQESMIRHHFGEGISLDCLFKHYARLVDEEMAKHEIRPITCFLILRKI; encoded by the exons ATGGATGTCGACAAAGTTTTCCACATGACCGGCGGTGTCGGCGATACTAGCTATGCCAGAAACTCTTCCCTTCAG AAAAAGGGTTCCGATATGGTGAAGAACATAACCCTGCAGACACTCCAAGAGCTTTATCTGGCTACTGCTCCCAAGAGCTTGGGCATTGCTGACCTGGGTTGCTCCTCCGGCGGCAACTCGTTTGCTATCCTAAGAGAAATGGTGGACGCCATTGAAGAGGCCAGTCGAAAGGTCTTGCTGTCGGTGCCGGAGTTCCGGGTTTACCTCAACGATCTCCCCACTAACGACTTCAATTCGATTTTCAAGGCCGTGCCAGAGTTTTACAGGCAGCTCCGGCAAGGAAGAAGAGACGGCGGTCCCTCTATATACGTTGCAGGCTATCCGGGCACTTTCTACGGCAGGCTGTTTCCTAGCGAGTGCTTGCACTTCATCTACTCTTCTTACAGTCTACACTGGCTTTCTAGG ATTCCGACGGCTCTTTACGATGAGCAAGGCAGTTCAATTAACAAAGGAGGCATTTACATCTCTGAATCCAGCCCCCCGGCGGTTTCGAAAGCATACTTCCGGCAATTCCAAGACGATTTCTCGTTGTTCCTTGGATCGCGTTCTCAAGAGCTCGTTGCCGGAGGCCGAATGGTGCTGATCTTCCTGGGAAGGATCGGTGCAAGCCATGCCGATAAAGGCAACTCCTTTTTGTGGGAGCTTCTCTCTCGATCCTTCGCCATCTTGGTCTCTCAG GGAGAAGTGGAGAAGGAGAAGGTGGACTCCTACGAAGTTCACTTCTACGCAGCAAGCAAAGACGAAATAGAAGAGCAAGTGAAGAGAGAGGGTTCATTCGAAATGGAGAGGCTTGAAACGTTCGAAATAGGCGAGGAAGTGGAGGCGGATGGGGGTAATAAGATCCTCAGCTACGGGACGGTGGTGGCAAGGACGGTGAGGGCGATCCAGGAATCCATGATAAGGCACCATTTCGGAGAAGGAATATCGCTGGACTGCTTGTTCAAGCACTACGCAAGGCTGGTGGATGAAGAAATGGCCAAGCATGAGATAAGACCCATCACTTGTTTTCTCATTCTcaggaaaatataa